Proteins encoded by one window of Cyprinus carpio isolate SPL01 chromosome B6, ASM1834038v1, whole genome shotgun sequence:
- the LOC109106314 gene encoding AP2-interacting clathrin-endocytosis protein-like isoform X2, protein MSSTEAAREFQAKERKCRNQLKKRLANALSRDLNRLLQEEQETDVTLCVGSAVRLKAHRAVLLARAPHLLQGTEAATPVIHLQGTEPAALKDFIQKVYTEDKCLVKENSTLNIHNGHSLVVNGTAVDGHDVDSQVSSDPGLEHLEPASGLGADLLALYQRADMSDISIQVADRVFSAHRAILCARSEYFRAMLCGSWMESLCQCITLQGLGPDEMEILLHFMYGAIVDFPPGTNVSQVVLAADMLGLEGLKDVAEMVLTRDYCRFFPKPVDGVQRSILECLAITHSIGLQDLYCSCVRWVAEHFVKCWSERNFALLPPELQRDCLNTITKNMTLQSVVSVLCGSEQLIGSLPEVKWAKQVLSLASELQEQCLQMIVTHLPRVTHTAAFHDLRRREEFTRDPTLLRKVCIAVREGVTVENCCDLFTAVNRLSGDPNELDVITEDQANQEEVEPFRRELCLLRTKLWTFLLQSFFAVRHTQGWDALQPRYREKILAAALDKGDCRRLGKKPVLTSSQKPTKCLSNTSSPCDSPTHPPIKVSQGPRASPARSVAAASGTMKSDALGPTAHRAPSGKTKASNNTSLRSKNDKAKPTQTPAKTKTTSTVKPVLNGTGGGAQRENSTASSARGSPTGKTVMDRKPNPGARPKSSPAGSDLSAGQTKGGKVQKDTMSGKDLPQESASNAQNTPSNSGSTSPDYSAGSPRKNGHSTPTGLRSKLQAKATTKSPLTKPAQKPDTDKTSSPTNKSTKTKPTTTSRAVPGVPASRSDPKSKSTVSENLASSRPGSAHSSRKPASPRKEVEKDISKPATTKKTTKAIPESRPSVKASTSSSRQSPSAPNKTGPKQKAPETLPTKSSLKSSGAGKTPAGSKKPGTALKDSVSSPKHSDSKKDTQKLNPDSSEGKTRSKELVTSCLESSKVPSSLEQHSLVSPAVLDQQETVPEGISAVSAKVQDMEKSSDLASKLSSTEVKTQSVTPDMHTCTSGQSEISGSKLATDHAIPTHVTGPDQVLNSMNSSKDSDLPPDTPCSLGSIEIPLEESWNGLHPQVSPESETGSATTSSDDIKPRSEDYDAGGSQDDDCCSHERGVSKCGTMRCPDFLGRSSSDTSTPEELKMYESGTGLRVEVRLRGREAETTSEEEVGRQRPRSWIRKDEVPVEEEPCEIDTTLKNLKGVQDHQLFSSEEEEEEEEEEETEDERSEVEVLPRGIAPPIAEPPPQFQGIVNLAFEDPAEQENEQPEYQSASNFRRSVLLSVDECEELGCEEGGAQTPTHQSSDSFAHGDVFDGEPHNSQTDYRSQQSTSTVRANHISNHQENKQEPKPAVFQTEVQGSPQEDCAYNQSDASVQDKDTKEVPAQERPSHLDLRLVEQYGNLQSKHIDSRKADLRLDLPEPQLTASSPAHSPAGDFDGCDTLDQTCTHDRRPSKALSPIYEMDLGEALEQSMDADRSNDPQQEESPQEGKGVETEDVKEQVDSEDCKFAEKDWSLLRQLLSDQESNLGIINSVPEDLNLAQYLIKQTLSLSRDCLNEQDYLYHEQDTFKRWAELISPLEDSTTSITVTSFSPEDAASPQGEWTIVELETHH, encoded by the exons AAAGGTGTACACAGAAGACAAGTGCCTGGTGAAGGAGAATAGCACCTTAAACATACACAACGGCCACTCGCTGGTAGTGAACGGCACTGCTGTAGACGGCCATGATGTTGACTCTCAGGTCAGCTCTGACCCAG gTTTAGAGCATTTAGAGCCAGCATCAGGGCTTGGGGCAGATCTTTTGGCTCTGTATCAGAGGGCTGATATGTCTGACATCAGCATCCAGGTGGCAGATAGAGTCTTTTCAGCACACAG GGCCATTCTGTGTGCACGCTCAGAGTATTTCCGAGCGATGTTGTGTGGCAGCTGGATGGAGAGTTTGTGTCAGTGTATCACTCTGCAGGG tCTGGGTCCAGATGAAATGGAAATTCTGCTTCATTTCATGTACGGTGCCATCGTAGACTTCCCACCAGGAACAAATGTCAG TCAGGTTGTGTTAGCAGCAGACATGCTGGGTCTGGAGGGGTTGAAAGACGTGGCCGAGATGGTTCTGACTCGAGACTATTGCCGCTTTTTCCCCAAG CCCGTTGATGGAGTTCAGAGATCTATACTGGAGTGCCTGGCCATTACGCACTCTATAGGCCTGCAGGATCTCTACTGCTCCTGTGTGAG ATGGGTAGCTGAGCACTTTGTGAAGTGCTGGTCAGAAAGAAATTTTGCCCTCCTCCCTCCAGAGCTACAGAGAGATTGCCTTAATACTATCACCAAAAACATG ACTCTGCAGAGTGTAGTATCTGTGCTGTGTGGCAGCGAGCAGCTGATTGGCAGCCTGCCGGAGGTGAAATGGGCCAAGCAGGTGCTGAGTCTGGCTAGTGAACTGCAAGAACAGTGTCTGCAGATGATTGTCACACACCTGCCCCGGGTCACACACACCGCTGCCTTTCACGATCTCCGAAGG AGAGAGGAGTTCACACGTGACCCCACTCTCCTGAGGAAGGTGTGCATAGCCGTGCGGGAGGGCGTTACTGTGGAGAACTGCTGTGACCTGTTCACTGCTGTGAACCGGCTGAGCGGTGACCCGAATGAGCTAGATGTTATCACAGAAGACCAAGCCAATCAGGAGGAAGTGGAG CCATTCAGGCGTGAGCTGTGTTTGCTGCGCACGAAGCTCTGGACCTTCCTGCTTCAGTCCTTCTTTGCAGTGCGGCACACACAAGGATGGGACGCACTACAACCCAGATATCGAGAAAAAATACTCGCAG CTGCTCTTGATAAAGGAGACTGTAGACGGCTTGGGAAAAAACCTGTGCTCACCAGTTCTCAG AAACCTACAAAATGCCTTTCAAACACTTCATCTCCATGTGATAGCCCTACTCATCCTCCTATTAAGGTATCACAGGGTCCACGTGCTTCCCCTGCAAGATCTGTAGCTGCAGCATCAGGCACCATGAAGTCTGATGCTCTGGGGCCAACAGCTCACAGGGCTCCTTCTGGCAAAACAAAAGCTAGTAACAACACCTCACTCAGAAGTAAAAATGATAAGGCTAAGCCAACTCAAACGCCAGCTAAAACCAAGACTACGTCTACTGTTAAACCAGTGTTGAATGGCACTGGTGGTGGTGCTCAGCGGGAGAATTCCACCGCTTCAAGTGCCCGTGGTTCACCCACAGGGAAGACGGTGATGGACAGGAAGCCGAACCCAGGAGCAAGGCCAAAGTCTTCCCCTGCTGGGTCTGATCTCTCGGCAGGCCAGACTAAAGGAGGAAAAGTGCAGAAGGACACAATGTCAGGGAAAGATCTGCCTCAGGAATCAGCCAGCAATgctcagaatactccatctaacTCTGGCAGCACCTCACCAGACTACAGCGCTGGGAGTCCTCGCAAGAATGGCCACAGTACACCAACAG GTCTCAGGTCAAAACTTCAAGCCAAGGCAACAACAAAATCTCCTCTGACCAAACCTGCTCAAAAACCAGACACTGACAAGACTAGCAG CCCCACTAATAAATCAACCAAGACTAAACCTACTACAACCAGTCGTGCGGTACCTGGAGTTCCTGCATCCCGCTCAGATCCAAAGAGCAAAAGCACTGTGTCAGAGAACCTTG CTTCATCCAGACCTGGTTCAGCCCATAGCTCTAGAAAGCCTGCTTCCCCAAGAAAAGAGGTAGAGAAAGATATATCTAAACCTGCAACTACAAAGAAGACCACAAAGGCCATCCCTGAGTCAAGGCCCAGTGTCAAAGCTTCCACGTCTTCCTCCAGGCAGTCACCTTCTGCCCCAAACAAAACAGGACCTAAACAGAAGGCTCCAGAAACACTTCCAACAAAATCATCTCTAAAATCCTCAGGGGCCGGCAAAACTCCTGCTGGCTCTAAAAAGCCAGGCACTGCTTTGAAAGATTCAGTATCCAGCCCTAAACATTCAGACTCTAAAAAGGACACTCAGAAGTTAAATCCAGATTCTAGCGAAGGTAAGACAAGAAGTAAGGAACTGGTCACATCTTGTCTGGAGAGTTCCAAAGTTCCTTCTTCCCTGGAGCAGCATTCACTAGTCAGCCCAGCTGTACTAGACCAGCAAGAAACAGTTCCTGAGGGTATATCAGCAGTTTCCGCTAAGGTTCAAGATATGGAGAAAAGCAGTGATCTAGCGAGTAAATTAAGTAGCACAGAAGTGAAGACTCAGTCAGTTACTCCAGACATGCATACATGTACTTCTGGGCAGAGTGAGATAAGCGGAAGTAAACTGGCCACAGACCATGCCATTCCAACCCATGTCACGGGACCAGATCAAGTCCTCAATTCCATGAACTCCTCAAAGGACTCAGACCTCCCTCCTGATACACCTTGCAGTCTAGGGAGCATTGAGATACCCCTAGAGGAATCATGGAATGGGCTTCATCCCCAAGTTAGCCCAGAGTCAGAGACTGGCAGTGCCACTACTTCTTCTGATGACATAAAGCCACGGTCAGAGGATTATGATGCTGGTGGCTCGCAAGATGACGACTGTTGTTCCCATGAGCGTGGCGTTTCGAAGTGTGGGACCATGCGTTGCCCTGACTTCCTGGGTCGCAGCAGCAGTGACACCAGCACACCTGAGGAGCTCAAGATGTACGAGAGTGGGACTGGACTACGTGTGGAGGTACGGCTCAGAGGACGAGAGGCAGAAACTACAAGTGAAGAAGAGGTAGGGCGTCAAAGGCCACGTTCTTGGATTAGAAAGGATGAGGTGCCAGTGGAGGAGGAACCTTGTGAAATAGATACTACATTAAAAAACTTGAAGGGCGTGCAGGACCACCAACTTTTCTCTtctgaagaagaagaggaagaggaagaagaggaggagactGAAGATGAAAGATCAGAAGTTGAGGTGTTACCGAGGGGAATAGCTCCCCCAATTGCAGAGCCACCTCCACAGTTTCAAGGTATTGTCAACCTTGCATTTGAAGATCCTGCGGAACAAGAGAATGAGCAACCAGAGTACCAATCAGCTTCTAACTTCCGTCGCTCTGTTTTACTCTCGGTGGATGAGTGTGAGGAGCTTGGATGTGAAGAAGGAGGTGCCCAGACTCCGACACACCAGTCAAGTGATTCCTTTGCACATGGTGATGTCTTCGATGGTGAACCTCACAATTCTCAGACAGACTACCGCTCCCAGCAGTCCACAAGCACAGTGAGGGCCAACCATATCTCCAACCACCAGGAAAATAAACAAGAGCCCAAACCTGCAGTATTCCAGACAGAGGTCCAGGGATCTCCACAGGAGGATTGTGCATATAATCAATCAGATGCCTCTGTGCAAGACAAAGACACCAAGGAAGTTCCTGCTCAGGAGCGCCCTAGTCACCTGGACCTCCGGCTGGTGGAACAATATGGCAATCTCCAGTCCAAACATATAGACAGCAGAAAAGCTGACTTGCGGCTAGACTTACCTGAGCCGCAGCTGACTGCGAGCTCACCCGCACACTCTCCAGCAG GGGACTTTGATGGTTGTGACACATTGGATCAAACCTGCACACATGACCGGCGGCCGTCTAAAGCCCTGTCCCCCATTTACGAGATGGACCTGGGAGAAGCCCTCGAACAAAGCATGGATGCTGACCGAAGCAATGATCCCCAACAGGAGGAGTCACCTCAGGAGGGTAAAGGAGTAGAGACAGAGGACGTTAAAGAACAAGTGGACAGCGAAGACTGTAAGTTTGCAGAGAAAGACTGGAGTCTGCTTCGACAGCTACTGTCTGACCAAGAATCCAATCTGGGCATCATAAACTCTGTCCCAGAGGATTTAAACCTTGCACAGTATCTGATCAAGCAGACGCTGTCCTTGTCTCGAGACTGTTTGAATGAACAGGACTACTTGTATCACGAACAGGACACATTTAAGCGCTGGGCCGAGCTTATTTCTCCACTGGAGGACTCCACCACCAGCATCACTGTGACCAGCTTCTCTCCTGAGGACGCTGCATCTCCACAGGGCGAGTGGACCATCGTGGAGTTGGAGACACATCACTGA
- the LOC109106314 gene encoding AP2-interacting clathrin-endocytosis protein-like isoform X1, whose amino-acid sequence MSSTEAAREFQAKERKCRNQLKKRLANALSRDLNRLLQEEQETDVTLCVGSAVRLKAHRAVLLARAPHLLQGTEAATPVIHLQGTEPAALKDFIQKVYTEDKCLVKENSTLNIHNGHSLVVNGTAVDGHDVDSQVSSDPGLEHLEPASGLGADLLALYQRADMSDISIQVADRVFSAHRAILCARSEYFRAMLCGSWMESLCQCITLQGLGPDEMEILLHFMYGAIVDFPPGTNVSQVVLAADMLGLEGLKDVAEMVLTRDYCRFFPKPVDGVQRSILECLAITHSIGLQDLYCSCVRWVAEHFVKCWSERNFALLPPELQRDCLNTITKNMTLQSVVSVLCGSEQLIGSLPEVKWAKQVLSLASELQEQCLQMIVTHLPRVTHTAAFHDLRRREEFTRDPTLLRKVCIAVREGVTVENCCDLFTAVNRLSGDPNELDVITEDQANQEEVEPFRRELCLLRTKLWTFLLQSFFAVRHTQGWDALQPRYREKILAAALDKGDCRRLGKKPVLTSSQQKPTKCLSNTSSPCDSPTHPPIKVSQGPRASPARSVAAASGTMKSDALGPTAHRAPSGKTKASNNTSLRSKNDKAKPTQTPAKTKTTSTVKPVLNGTGGGAQRENSTASSARGSPTGKTVMDRKPNPGARPKSSPAGSDLSAGQTKGGKVQKDTMSGKDLPQESASNAQNTPSNSGSTSPDYSAGSPRKNGHSTPTGLRSKLQAKATTKSPLTKPAQKPDTDKTSSPTNKSTKTKPTTTSRAVPGVPASRSDPKSKSTVSENLASSRPGSAHSSRKPASPRKEVEKDISKPATTKKTTKAIPESRPSVKASTSSSRQSPSAPNKTGPKQKAPETLPTKSSLKSSGAGKTPAGSKKPGTALKDSVSSPKHSDSKKDTQKLNPDSSEGKTRSKELVTSCLESSKVPSSLEQHSLVSPAVLDQQETVPEGISAVSAKVQDMEKSSDLASKLSSTEVKTQSVTPDMHTCTSGQSEISGSKLATDHAIPTHVTGPDQVLNSMNSSKDSDLPPDTPCSLGSIEIPLEESWNGLHPQVSPESETGSATTSSDDIKPRSEDYDAGGSQDDDCCSHERGVSKCGTMRCPDFLGRSSSDTSTPEELKMYESGTGLRVEVRLRGREAETTSEEEVGRQRPRSWIRKDEVPVEEEPCEIDTTLKNLKGVQDHQLFSSEEEEEEEEEEETEDERSEVEVLPRGIAPPIAEPPPQFQGIVNLAFEDPAEQENEQPEYQSASNFRRSVLLSVDECEELGCEEGGAQTPTHQSSDSFAHGDVFDGEPHNSQTDYRSQQSTSTVRANHISNHQENKQEPKPAVFQTEVQGSPQEDCAYNQSDASVQDKDTKEVPAQERPSHLDLRLVEQYGNLQSKHIDSRKADLRLDLPEPQLTASSPAHSPAGDFDGCDTLDQTCTHDRRPSKALSPIYEMDLGEALEQSMDADRSNDPQQEESPQEGKGVETEDVKEQVDSEDCKFAEKDWSLLRQLLSDQESNLGIINSVPEDLNLAQYLIKQTLSLSRDCLNEQDYLYHEQDTFKRWAELISPLEDSTTSITVTSFSPEDAASPQGEWTIVELETHH is encoded by the exons AAAGGTGTACACAGAAGACAAGTGCCTGGTGAAGGAGAATAGCACCTTAAACATACACAACGGCCACTCGCTGGTAGTGAACGGCACTGCTGTAGACGGCCATGATGTTGACTCTCAGGTCAGCTCTGACCCAG gTTTAGAGCATTTAGAGCCAGCATCAGGGCTTGGGGCAGATCTTTTGGCTCTGTATCAGAGGGCTGATATGTCTGACATCAGCATCCAGGTGGCAGATAGAGTCTTTTCAGCACACAG GGCCATTCTGTGTGCACGCTCAGAGTATTTCCGAGCGATGTTGTGTGGCAGCTGGATGGAGAGTTTGTGTCAGTGTATCACTCTGCAGGG tCTGGGTCCAGATGAAATGGAAATTCTGCTTCATTTCATGTACGGTGCCATCGTAGACTTCCCACCAGGAACAAATGTCAG TCAGGTTGTGTTAGCAGCAGACATGCTGGGTCTGGAGGGGTTGAAAGACGTGGCCGAGATGGTTCTGACTCGAGACTATTGCCGCTTTTTCCCCAAG CCCGTTGATGGAGTTCAGAGATCTATACTGGAGTGCCTGGCCATTACGCACTCTATAGGCCTGCAGGATCTCTACTGCTCCTGTGTGAG ATGGGTAGCTGAGCACTTTGTGAAGTGCTGGTCAGAAAGAAATTTTGCCCTCCTCCCTCCAGAGCTACAGAGAGATTGCCTTAATACTATCACCAAAAACATG ACTCTGCAGAGTGTAGTATCTGTGCTGTGTGGCAGCGAGCAGCTGATTGGCAGCCTGCCGGAGGTGAAATGGGCCAAGCAGGTGCTGAGTCTGGCTAGTGAACTGCAAGAACAGTGTCTGCAGATGATTGTCACACACCTGCCCCGGGTCACACACACCGCTGCCTTTCACGATCTCCGAAGG AGAGAGGAGTTCACACGTGACCCCACTCTCCTGAGGAAGGTGTGCATAGCCGTGCGGGAGGGCGTTACTGTGGAGAACTGCTGTGACCTGTTCACTGCTGTGAACCGGCTGAGCGGTGACCCGAATGAGCTAGATGTTATCACAGAAGACCAAGCCAATCAGGAGGAAGTGGAG CCATTCAGGCGTGAGCTGTGTTTGCTGCGCACGAAGCTCTGGACCTTCCTGCTTCAGTCCTTCTTTGCAGTGCGGCACACACAAGGATGGGACGCACTACAACCCAGATATCGAGAAAAAATACTCGCAG CTGCTCTTGATAAAGGAGACTGTAGACGGCTTGGGAAAAAACCTGTGCTCACCAGTTCTCAG CAGAAACCTACAAAATGCCTTTCAAACACTTCATCTCCATGTGATAGCCCTACTCATCCTCCTATTAAGGTATCACAGGGTCCACGTGCTTCCCCTGCAAGATCTGTAGCTGCAGCATCAGGCACCATGAAGTCTGATGCTCTGGGGCCAACAGCTCACAGGGCTCCTTCTGGCAAAACAAAAGCTAGTAACAACACCTCACTCAGAAGTAAAAATGATAAGGCTAAGCCAACTCAAACGCCAGCTAAAACCAAGACTACGTCTACTGTTAAACCAGTGTTGAATGGCACTGGTGGTGGTGCTCAGCGGGAGAATTCCACCGCTTCAAGTGCCCGTGGTTCACCCACAGGGAAGACGGTGATGGACAGGAAGCCGAACCCAGGAGCAAGGCCAAAGTCTTCCCCTGCTGGGTCTGATCTCTCGGCAGGCCAGACTAAAGGAGGAAAAGTGCAGAAGGACACAATGTCAGGGAAAGATCTGCCTCAGGAATCAGCCAGCAATgctcagaatactccatctaacTCTGGCAGCACCTCACCAGACTACAGCGCTGGGAGTCCTCGCAAGAATGGCCACAGTACACCAACAG GTCTCAGGTCAAAACTTCAAGCCAAGGCAACAACAAAATCTCCTCTGACCAAACCTGCTCAAAAACCAGACACTGACAAGACTAGCAG CCCCACTAATAAATCAACCAAGACTAAACCTACTACAACCAGTCGTGCGGTACCTGGAGTTCCTGCATCCCGCTCAGATCCAAAGAGCAAAAGCACTGTGTCAGAGAACCTTG CTTCATCCAGACCTGGTTCAGCCCATAGCTCTAGAAAGCCTGCTTCCCCAAGAAAAGAGGTAGAGAAAGATATATCTAAACCTGCAACTACAAAGAAGACCACAAAGGCCATCCCTGAGTCAAGGCCCAGTGTCAAAGCTTCCACGTCTTCCTCCAGGCAGTCACCTTCTGCCCCAAACAAAACAGGACCTAAACAGAAGGCTCCAGAAACACTTCCAACAAAATCATCTCTAAAATCCTCAGGGGCCGGCAAAACTCCTGCTGGCTCTAAAAAGCCAGGCACTGCTTTGAAAGATTCAGTATCCAGCCCTAAACATTCAGACTCTAAAAAGGACACTCAGAAGTTAAATCCAGATTCTAGCGAAGGTAAGACAAGAAGTAAGGAACTGGTCACATCTTGTCTGGAGAGTTCCAAAGTTCCTTCTTCCCTGGAGCAGCATTCACTAGTCAGCCCAGCTGTACTAGACCAGCAAGAAACAGTTCCTGAGGGTATATCAGCAGTTTCCGCTAAGGTTCAAGATATGGAGAAAAGCAGTGATCTAGCGAGTAAATTAAGTAGCACAGAAGTGAAGACTCAGTCAGTTACTCCAGACATGCATACATGTACTTCTGGGCAGAGTGAGATAAGCGGAAGTAAACTGGCCACAGACCATGCCATTCCAACCCATGTCACGGGACCAGATCAAGTCCTCAATTCCATGAACTCCTCAAAGGACTCAGACCTCCCTCCTGATACACCTTGCAGTCTAGGGAGCATTGAGATACCCCTAGAGGAATCATGGAATGGGCTTCATCCCCAAGTTAGCCCAGAGTCAGAGACTGGCAGTGCCACTACTTCTTCTGATGACATAAAGCCACGGTCAGAGGATTATGATGCTGGTGGCTCGCAAGATGACGACTGTTGTTCCCATGAGCGTGGCGTTTCGAAGTGTGGGACCATGCGTTGCCCTGACTTCCTGGGTCGCAGCAGCAGTGACACCAGCACACCTGAGGAGCTCAAGATGTACGAGAGTGGGACTGGACTACGTGTGGAGGTACGGCTCAGAGGACGAGAGGCAGAAACTACAAGTGAAGAAGAGGTAGGGCGTCAAAGGCCACGTTCTTGGATTAGAAAGGATGAGGTGCCAGTGGAGGAGGAACCTTGTGAAATAGATACTACATTAAAAAACTTGAAGGGCGTGCAGGACCACCAACTTTTCTCTtctgaagaagaagaggaagaggaagaagaggaggagactGAAGATGAAAGATCAGAAGTTGAGGTGTTACCGAGGGGAATAGCTCCCCCAATTGCAGAGCCACCTCCACAGTTTCAAGGTATTGTCAACCTTGCATTTGAAGATCCTGCGGAACAAGAGAATGAGCAACCAGAGTACCAATCAGCTTCTAACTTCCGTCGCTCTGTTTTACTCTCGGTGGATGAGTGTGAGGAGCTTGGATGTGAAGAAGGAGGTGCCCAGACTCCGACACACCAGTCAAGTGATTCCTTTGCACATGGTGATGTCTTCGATGGTGAACCTCACAATTCTCAGACAGACTACCGCTCCCAGCAGTCCACAAGCACAGTGAGGGCCAACCATATCTCCAACCACCAGGAAAATAAACAAGAGCCCAAACCTGCAGTATTCCAGACAGAGGTCCAGGGATCTCCACAGGAGGATTGTGCATATAATCAATCAGATGCCTCTGTGCAAGACAAAGACACCAAGGAAGTTCCTGCTCAGGAGCGCCCTAGTCACCTGGACCTCCGGCTGGTGGAACAATATGGCAATCTCCAGTCCAAACATATAGACAGCAGAAAAGCTGACTTGCGGCTAGACTTACCTGAGCCGCAGCTGACTGCGAGCTCACCCGCACACTCTCCAGCAG GGGACTTTGATGGTTGTGACACATTGGATCAAACCTGCACACATGACCGGCGGCCGTCTAAAGCCCTGTCCCCCATTTACGAGATGGACCTGGGAGAAGCCCTCGAACAAAGCATGGATGCTGACCGAAGCAATGATCCCCAACAGGAGGAGTCACCTCAGGAGGGTAAAGGAGTAGAGACAGAGGACGTTAAAGAACAAGTGGACAGCGAAGACTGTAAGTTTGCAGAGAAAGACTGGAGTCTGCTTCGACAGCTACTGTCTGACCAAGAATCCAATCTGGGCATCATAAACTCTGTCCCAGAGGATTTAAACCTTGCACAGTATCTGATCAAGCAGACGCTGTCCTTGTCTCGAGACTGTTTGAATGAACAGGACTACTTGTATCACGAACAGGACACATTTAAGCGCTGGGCCGAGCTTATTTCTCCACTGGAGGACTCCACCACCAGCATCACTGTGACCAGCTTCTCTCCTGAGGACGCTGCATCTCCACAGGGCGAGTGGACCATCGTGGAGTTGGAGACACATCACTGA